The following are encoded in a window of Bradyrhizobium guangdongense genomic DNA:
- the lptG gene encoding LPS export ABC transporter permease LptG, with protein sequence MSMLTNTLGRYFAGRFVVAALGVFASIFLLLVLVDYIEMVRKTSGLASASALMVAETSLFRVPQLLEKLTPFCMLIGAMTCYLALSRRLELVVARAAGISAWQFISPALGSALLIGVIATVAYNPMSANLRELSKRMEAELFGSAPGGGIQDASGFWLNQVTSDGQTIINAARSEQQGVRLTGLTLFRFDTEQHFKERVEAREATLEAGHWLFKGVRRFSLDSPPVDQATLEIPTTLTEAQVRNSFSTPETVSFWQLPSYIRSSESSGFATAGYRLQYHKLLAQPFLLAAMVMLAASVSLRFFRMGGVQKMVLSGVGAGFLLYVLSKVTEDLSKAELMHPIAAAWLPVVVGGLTGFLALLYQEDG encoded by the coding sequence ATGAGCATGCTCACCAACACGCTCGGGCGCTATTTCGCGGGCCGCTTCGTGGTCGCCGCACTCGGCGTGTTCGCGAGCATTTTCCTGCTGCTGGTGCTGGTCGATTACATCGAGATGGTGCGCAAGACCTCGGGCCTCGCCTCCGCCTCCGCGCTGATGGTGGCCGAGACCTCGCTGTTCCGGGTCCCGCAGCTTTTGGAGAAACTGACGCCGTTCTGCATGCTGATCGGCGCCATGACCTGCTATCTCGCCCTCTCCCGCCGGCTCGAGCTCGTGGTCGCGCGCGCCGCCGGCATCTCGGCCTGGCAGTTCATCTCGCCGGCACTCGGCAGCGCGCTGCTGATCGGGGTAATCGCAACCGTCGCCTACAATCCCATGTCGGCGAATCTGCGCGAACTCTCCAAGCGCATGGAGGCTGAACTGTTCGGCTCGGCGCCCGGCGGCGGCATCCAGGACGCCTCCGGCTTCTGGCTCAACCAGGTGACCAGCGACGGCCAGACCATCATCAACGCCGCTCGCAGCGAGCAGCAGGGCGTCCGCCTGACGGGACTCACCCTGTTCCGCTTTGACACAGAGCAGCACTTCAAGGAGCGGGTCGAGGCGCGCGAGGCCACGCTCGAGGCCGGTCATTGGCTCTTCAAGGGCGTCCGTCGCTTCTCGCTCGATTCTCCGCCGGTTGATCAGGCGACGCTGGAGATTCCGACGACGCTGACCGAGGCGCAGGTTCGCAACAGCTTTTCCACACCCGAGACTGTGTCCTTTTGGCAACTACCGAGCTACATCCGCTCGTCCGAGAGCTCTGGGTTCGCGACAGCGGGATATCGACTCCAGTATCACAAGCTGCTGGCACAGCCGTTCTTGCTCGCCGCCATGGTGATGCTCGCGGCTTCCGTGTCGCTGCGCTTCTTCCGGATGGGCGGCGTACAGAAGATGGTTTTGAGTGGCGTGGGCGCAGGCTTTCTGCTCTACGTGCTGTCGAAAGTGACTGAAGACTTGAGCAAGGCTGAGTTGATGCATCCGATCGCTGCGGCGTGGTTGCCCGTAGTGGTGGGCGGCCTCACCGGCTTTTTGGCCTTGCTGTACCAGGAGGACGGTTAG
- a CDS encoding sulfur globule protein precursor, producing MLRKLSLAAVAAVALGAALAPTSASAHWHGGWGWHGGWGGWHHGYGYGWGGPRFYAAPVAYGYGGCYVRRLVPTPWGPRWRLINRCY from the coding sequence ATGTTGAGGAAACTTTCGCTCGCTGCAGTCGCCGCGGTCGCTCTGGGTGCCGCGCTGGCTCCCACCTCCGCCTCCGCTCACTGGCATGGCGGCTGGGGCTGGCACGGCGGTTGGGGCGGTTGGCATCACGGCTACGGTTACGGCTGGGGCGGACCGCGCTTCTATGCTGCTCCCGTCGCTTACGGATACGGCGGCTGCTATGTGCGCCGGCTGGTCCCGACCCCCTGGGGACCCCGCTGGCGGCTGATCAACCGCTGCTACTGA
- the ndk gene encoding nucleoside-diphosphate kinase yields MAIERTFSIIKPDATARNLTGAVNAVIEKAGLRIVAQKRIRMTKDQAETFYAVHKARPFFGELVEFMTSGPVVVQVLEGENAVAKYRDVMGATDPSKAADGTIRKLYAKSIGENSAHGSDAPETAAIEIAQFFSGNEIVG; encoded by the coding sequence ATGGCCATCGAACGCACTTTCTCGATCATCAAGCCCGACGCGACCGCGCGCAACCTGACCGGCGCCGTGAACGCCGTGATCGAGAAGGCGGGCCTGCGCATCGTCGCGCAGAAGCGCATCCGCATGACCAAGGACCAGGCCGAGACCTTCTACGCCGTCCACAAGGCGCGTCCCTTCTTTGGCGAGCTCGTCGAGTTCATGACGTCCGGCCCGGTCGTGGTCCAGGTGCTGGAAGGCGAGAACGCCGTCGCCAAATATCGCGACGTCATGGGTGCGACCGATCCGTCCAAGGCGGCCGACGGCACCATCCGCAAGCTCTACGCCAAGTCGATCGGCGAGAACTCCGCGCACGGCTCGGACGCTCCGGAGACCGCCGCGATTGAGATCGCGCAGTTCTTCTCGGGCAACGAGATCGTCGGCTGA
- a CDS encoding TerC family protein has protein sequence MNWLWQAFDPATIGAFFTQFRNEMAEPTFWIAVGKIIWINVLLSGDNALVIALACRGLKPRHRLWGMVLGAGAAVLLRIIFTGIVASLMGLPYLKLIGGLALIVIAAKLLVPENEDEDDVESASHLWQAVQIVVVADIIMSLDNVIAVAAAANGSVPLLVLGLAISVPLIVAGAALIMALLSKLPILVWAGAALLGWIAGEVIATDPGIAPRLHFLSEGSFGASLDKMLGSLHIPAQFAHGGGAEYLCATLGVIVVLFVGSVWRRRSLSAAALEASERHAKASAEG, from the coding sequence GTGAACTGGCTCTGGCAGGCCTTCGATCCCGCCACGATCGGAGCATTCTTCACCCAGTTCCGCAATGAGATGGCCGAACCGACCTTCTGGATTGCGGTCGGTAAGATCATCTGGATCAACGTCCTTTTGTCCGGCGACAACGCGCTGGTGATCGCGCTCGCCTGCCGCGGCCTGAAGCCGCGGCACCGGCTGTGGGGCATGGTGCTCGGTGCGGGCGCCGCGGTGCTGCTGCGGATCATCTTCACCGGCATCGTCGCAAGCCTGATGGGGCTGCCTTACCTCAAGCTGATCGGCGGCCTCGCGCTGATCGTGATCGCTGCAAAACTGCTGGTGCCGGAAAACGAGGACGAGGACGACGTCGAGTCGGCCTCGCATCTGTGGCAGGCGGTGCAGATCGTCGTCGTCGCCGACATCATCATGAGCCTGGACAACGTCATTGCGGTGGCGGCCGCCGCCAATGGCAGCGTGCCGCTTCTGGTGCTCGGCCTTGCCATCAGCGTGCCGTTGATCGTCGCCGGTGCGGCGCTGATCATGGCTCTGCTCTCGAAACTGCCGATCCTGGTTTGGGCCGGTGCGGCGCTGCTCGGCTGGATCGCGGGCGAGGTGATCGCGACCGATCCCGGCATCGCACCGAGGCTGCATTTCCTGTCGGAGGGCTCGTTCGGCGCGTCACTGGACAAGATGCTCGGTAGCCTTCACATCCCGGCGCAATTCGCTCATGGCGGTGGCGCCGAATATCTCTGCGCCACACTCGGCGTCATCGTCGTGTTGTTTGTCGGCTCGGTCTGGCGCCGGCGCAGCCTCAGCGCGGCTGCACTCGAGGCCTCCGAACGGCACGCCAAGGCGTCGGCTGAAGGTTAG
- a CDS encoding DUF3240 family protein, protein MTDQKVCLTLIVPHRLREEVFDYLAEQSDLVSGFTASHAAGHGGEVRLHTAAERVQGHADQAMVQVIVLQDDSTRLLDRIRVSFAGTRLVYWATPVTDFGIID, encoded by the coding sequence ATGACCGACCAGAAGGTCTGCCTCACGCTGATTGTGCCACATCGGCTCAGGGAAGAGGTGTTCGACTATCTCGCCGAACAAAGCGACCTTGTCTCGGGCTTCACGGCCTCGCACGCCGCCGGCCACGGCGGCGAAGTCCGACTGCACACGGCGGCCGAACGCGTCCAGGGCCACGCCGATCAAGCCATGGTGCAGGTCATAGTGCTGCAGGATGATTCGACGCGCCTGCTCGACCGGATCAGGGTTTCGTTTGCTGGAACCAGACTCGTCTATTGGGCGACGCCGGTGACGGACTTCGGCATCATCGACTGA
- a CDS encoding leucyl aminopeptidase, with amino-acid sequence MSDAIKVGFVPLASAARGILVVFCDEALKVGPATAKALGGASELMKRAAAAASFKGKSGAVLDVLAPEGLKAQRLIVIGTGKASGLKGNDFLKFGGLAASKLKAGSAAMTIVAELATGAMSSEQAVAIASGVRLRAYKFDRYKTRKKDGEEGALRADVSLAVGDAAAAKKAFASAAAVVDGVIIARDLVNEPPNVLYPEEFARRAGQLRKLGVRIEVLDVKAMQKLGMGALLGVGQGSARPSRTVIMRWDGGKKGEAPVAFVGKGVCFDTGGISIKPAGSMEDMKGDMGGAACVVGLMHALAARKAKANVVGAIGLVENMPDGNAQRPGDIVTSMSGQTIEIINTDAEGRLVLADVLWYVAKKLKPKFMVDLATLTGAIMVALGTEHAGMFSNNDELAERLLTAGIEVGEKVWRMPLGPEYDKLIDSQFADMKNTGGRHGGSITAAQFLQRFVDGTPWAHLDIAGTAMGAPKTDINQSWGSGYGVRLLDRLVADHYERK; translated from the coding sequence ATGTCCGATGCCATCAAGGTCGGCTTTGTCCCGTTGGCTTCTGCCGCCCGTGGCATTCTGGTCGTGTTCTGTGACGAGGCTCTGAAGGTCGGCCCGGCGACGGCCAAGGCACTCGGCGGCGCGAGCGAGCTCATGAAGCGAGCGGCGGCGGCCGCCTCATTCAAAGGCAAAAGCGGCGCCGTCCTGGACGTCCTCGCTCCCGAGGGTCTGAAGGCTCAGCGCCTGATCGTGATCGGGACCGGCAAGGCCTCCGGCCTGAAGGGGAACGATTTCCTTAAATTTGGCGGCCTGGCCGCCAGCAAGCTGAAGGCCGGCTCCGCGGCCATGACGATCGTGGCGGAACTCGCCACCGGCGCGATGAGCAGCGAACAGGCGGTCGCGATTGCCTCGGGTGTGCGCCTGCGCGCCTACAAGTTCGACCGCTACAAGACCAGGAAGAAGGACGGCGAGGAGGGCGCCTTGCGAGCCGATGTTTCGCTCGCGGTGGGCGATGCGGCCGCGGCGAAGAAGGCCTTTGCTTCGGCAGCAGCAGTCGTCGACGGTGTCATCATCGCGCGCGATCTCGTCAACGAGCCGCCGAACGTGCTGTACCCCGAGGAGTTCGCCCGCCGCGCAGGGCAGCTGCGCAAGCTCGGCGTTAGAATCGAGGTGCTCGACGTCAAGGCGATGCAGAAGCTCGGCATGGGTGCGCTGCTCGGCGTCGGCCAGGGCTCGGCTCGGCCGAGCCGCACCGTGATCATGCGCTGGGACGGCGGCAAGAAGGGCGAGGCGCCGGTCGCCTTCGTCGGCAAGGGGGTCTGCTTCGACACCGGCGGCATATCGATCAAGCCGGCCGGCAGCATGGAAGACATGAAGGGCGACATGGGGGGCGCGGCTTGCGTCGTCGGCCTGATGCACGCGCTTGCGGCACGCAAGGCAAAGGCCAATGTGGTCGGCGCCATTGGCCTCGTCGAGAACATGCCCGACGGCAACGCGCAGCGGCCCGGCGACATCGTGACCTCGATGTCGGGCCAGACCATCGAGATCATCAACACCGATGCGGAAGGCCGCCTCGTGCTGGCCGACGTGCTCTGGTACGTCGCCAAGAAGCTGAAGCCGAAATTCATGGTGGATCTGGCGACGCTGACCGGCGCGATCATGGTCGCGCTCGGCACCGAGCATGCCGGCATGTTCTCCAACAATGACGAACTCGCCGAGCGCCTGCTGACGGCCGGCATCGAGGTCGGCGAGAAGGTCTGGCGCATGCCGCTCGGCCCCGAATACGACAAGCTGATCGATTCCCAGTTCGCCGACATGAAGAACACCGGCGGTCGGCACGGCGGCTCGATTACCGCCGCACAGTTCCTGCAGCGCTTCGTCGACGGGACGCCCTGGGCGCATCTCGATATCGCCGGCACTGCGATGGGCGCACCGAAGACCGACATCAATCAGAGCTGGGGGTCCGGCTATGGCGTTCGTCTGCTGGATCGTCTGGTGGCAGATCACTACGAGCGCAAATGA
- a CDS encoding DNA polymerase III subunit chi translates to MTEVLFYHLQNMTVENVLPPLLEKSLERGWRVVVQSSSPERADALDAHLWTYRDDSFLPHATWRVTDVAEQPIVLAIEADNPNGANVRFLVDNAALPEDAEAYERMVLLFNGDDPDALAVARSTWTDCKTRGFEVTYWQADDRGRWQRRN, encoded by the coding sequence ATGACGGAAGTGCTGTTTTACCACCTGCAAAACATGACGGTTGAGAACGTCTTGCCGCCGCTTCTCGAGAAATCGCTCGAGCGCGGCTGGCGCGTCGTGGTGCAGTCGTCCTCGCCGGAGCGCGCCGATGCGCTCGACGCGCATTTGTGGACCTATCGCGACGATTCCTTTCTGCCGCACGCGACGTGGCGAGTGACTGATGTGGCCGAGCAGCCCATCGTGCTGGCGATCGAGGCGGACAATCCGAACGGGGCCAACGTGCGTTTCCTGGTCGACAACGCCGCGTTGCCGGAGGACGCGGAAGCCTATGAGCGCATGGTGCTGCTGTTCAACGGCGACGATCCGGACGCGCTGGCGGTCGCCCGCAGCACCTGGACGGATTGCAAGACTCGCGGATTTGAGGTCACTTATTGGCAGGCCGACGACCGGGGCCGGTGGCAGCGCCGGAATTAG
- a CDS encoding ABC transporter substrate-binding protein — MRRREFIAGIAAAAAAPSIVGAQPPKRLHRVGVLVGLAADIDVPVARAFLKPFREAMGRAGWVEDGNVHIDYRFGGALSDLANTKASAAELVALAPEVIYAQGLPATLALRQQTTTIPIVFTQVIDPVGFRLADSLGHPGGNVTGFVTWDFAIGGKWMELLRELDPKLARVAILFNPETAPYAPGLVVAARDAASGVEVIEMRTHDDAETEAQLQAFSRTPNSSLLVIPEPFTNGHRDHIVAQCARFRVPALNSVLGAVDSGALMSYTFVWDELVSAPVDYIDRILKGASPRDLPIQAPRRYELVINLKMAKALGLDMPPALLARADRVIE; from the coding sequence ATGAGGCGGCGTGAATTCATTGCAGGAATAGCCGCGGCTGCGGCCGCGCCCTCTATCGTGGGTGCCCAGCCACCGAAGCGGCTGCACCGCGTCGGCGTGCTCGTAGGTCTCGCGGCCGATATCGACGTGCCGGTGGCCCGGGCTTTCCTGAAGCCCTTCCGTGAGGCTATGGGCAGAGCCGGGTGGGTCGAGGACGGTAATGTTCACATCGACTATCGCTTTGGCGGCGCGCTGTCCGATCTGGCCAATACCAAAGCATCGGCGGCTGAGCTCGTCGCGCTCGCGCCGGAGGTCATCTACGCCCAGGGCCTGCCGGCGACGCTGGCGCTGCGCCAGCAGACCACGACGATTCCCATCGTGTTCACGCAGGTCATCGATCCCGTCGGTTTTAGACTCGCGGACAGCCTTGGGCATCCTGGCGGCAACGTGACGGGCTTCGTCACCTGGGATTTCGCCATCGGCGGCAAATGGATGGAGCTGTTGCGCGAGCTTGATCCAAAATTGGCCCGCGTTGCCATCCTCTTCAACCCGGAGACCGCGCCCTATGCGCCGGGCCTAGTCGTCGCTGCGAGGGATGCTGCATCTGGCGTCGAGGTCATCGAAATGCGGACGCACGATGACGCCGAGACCGAAGCTCAGCTCCAGGCATTCAGTCGCACGCCGAACAGCAGCCTGCTCGTCATTCCCGAACCGTTCACCAACGGGCATCGCGACCACATCGTCGCGCAATGCGCCCGCTTTCGCGTACCGGCGCTGAACTCGGTGCTGGGCGCCGTCGATAGCGGGGCGCTGATGTCCTACACCTTCGTTTGGGACGAACTCGTCAGCGCCCCCGTCGACTACATCGATCGCATTTTGAAGGGCGCTTCGCCGCGCGATCTGCCGATCCAGGCGCCGCGTCGTTATGAGCTCGTCATCAACCTGAAGATGGCCAAGGCGCTCGGCTTGGACATGCCGCCAGCATTACTCGCGCGTGCCGATCGCGTGATCGAATAG
- the lptF gene encoding LPS export ABC transporter permease LptF, producing MGSIDRYIFRTTLASFALVLVSLTGVIWITQALRGIDLMTSQGQTIMTFLGITSLVIPALVLIISPIALMIAISHTLNKLATDSEIIVMNAAGFSPFRLFYPFFYATCVVALLVAFIAAYLAPDGMRRIKQWDAEITADVLTNILQPGRFAQLDKNLTIRIRERLPGGILAGIFIDDRRDPNERVSIVAEHGEVVKNENGSFLVLKDGNLQRFEAGKRDPALVAFGRYGFDMSKFGNQGHDVTLGIRERYLWELFSPSEDDPVYKQIPGQFRSALHDSLLAPLYPFAFAALTFAFLGAPRTTRQSRNFSIGGSVLAVFGLRMAGFACSVMAVKSPSPVWVQYAMVLGAIGVGLWMIIGGIVVEPPPGLMEAINRSNARIARLFGRPAAA from the coding sequence ATGGGGTCGATCGACAGGTATATTTTCCGCACGACGCTGGCGTCGTTTGCGCTCGTCCTGGTCAGCCTCACCGGCGTGATCTGGATTACGCAGGCGTTGCGCGGCATCGACCTGATGACGAGCCAGGGTCAGACCATCATGACCTTCCTCGGCATCACCAGCCTCGTGATCCCGGCGCTGGTGCTGATCATCTCGCCGATCGCGCTGATGATCGCGATCTCGCACACCCTGAACAAGCTGGCGACCGATTCCGAGATCATCGTGATGAATGCCGCCGGCTTCTCGCCGTTCCGGCTGTTCTATCCGTTCTTCTATGCCACCTGCGTGGTGGCGCTGCTGGTCGCCTTCATCGCCGCCTATCTCGCGCCCGACGGCATGCGGCGCATCAAGCAGTGGGACGCCGAAATCACCGCCGACGTGCTCACCAACATCCTGCAGCCCGGCCGCTTCGCCCAGCTCGACAAGAACCTGACGATCCGGATTCGCGAGCGGCTGCCCGGCGGCATCCTCGCCGGAATCTTCATCGACGACCGCCGCGATCCGAACGAGCGCGTCTCGATCGTCGCCGAGCACGGAGAGGTCGTGAAGAACGAGAACGGATCCTTCCTGGTGCTCAAGGACGGCAATCTGCAGCGCTTTGAGGCCGGCAAGCGCGACCCTGCGCTGGTGGCGTTCGGCCGTTACGGCTTCGACATGTCGAAGTTCGGCAACCAGGGCCACGACGTCACCCTGGGCATTCGCGAACGCTATCTGTGGGAGCTGTTCTCGCCGTCCGAGGACGATCCGGTCTACAAGCAGATCCCCGGGCAGTTCCGCTCGGCCCTGCATGACAGCCTGCTTGCGCCGCTCTATCCCTTCGCCTTTGCCGCGCTGACCTTCGCTTTTCTCGGCGCGCCGCGCACGACCCGACAGAGCCGCAACTTCTCGATCGGTGGCTCGGTGCTCGCCGTGTTCGGCCTGCGCATGGCGGGATTTGCCTGCTCGGTGATGGCCGTGAAATCGCCGAGTCCGGTGTGGGTCCAGTACGCGATGGTCCTTGGGGCGATCGGCGTCGGCTTGTGGATGATCATCGGCGGCATCGTAGTCGAGCCGCCGCCGGGCCTGATGGAAGCCATCAACAGATCGAATGCGCGCATCGCGCGGCTGTTCGGACGGCCGGCCGCCGCATGA
- a CDS encoding ABC-F family ATP-binding cassette domain-containing protein produces MLTITDLSVRLAGRLLIDSSSVQITPGSRVGMVGRNGTGKSTLFKVIRGELAAEHGSVTLPPRWRVGSLAQEAPNGPESLISVVLKADLERDALLAEAESATDPHRIAEIQTRLVDIDAHSAPSRAAAILSGLGFSAADQLRPCAEFSGGWRMRVALAATLFAAPDLLLLDEPTNYLDLEGTLWLEDHLAHYPRTVIVISHDRDLLESSVDQILHLERGKLTLYKGTYSSFEEQRAARELLDAKAVKRQEAERARLQAFVDRFKAKASKARQAQSRVKMLERLKPITALVTEDVREISFPAPEKLLSPPIIAVDNASVGYDPATPVLSRVTLRIDNDDRIALLGANGNGKSTLVKLLAGRLAPFSGKVTRADKLSIAYFAQHQLDELNEDASTYDHVRKLMGDAPEAKVRARAGAIGFSGKAADTKAGQLSGGEKARLLLGLATFFGPNMIILDEPTNHLDIDSRAALAEAINEFPGAVIMVSHDRYLIEACADRLWIVADRTVTNYDGDLDDYRRMVLSSRNAEPAPRERSAQIEKPQRPKSDNRGSLKKRIAEAETEIARVTEIIAKIDTALALPDIFTRDPKQAAQLSKARANAADALARAEEQWLEASAQFDEAAG; encoded by the coding sequence ATGCTCACCATCACCGACCTCTCCGTCCGCCTTGCCGGACGCCTTCTGATCGACAGCAGCTCCGTGCAGATCACGCCCGGCTCGCGCGTCGGCATGGTCGGGCGCAACGGCACCGGCAAATCGACGCTGTTCAAGGTGATCCGCGGTGAGCTCGCGGCCGAGCACGGCTCGGTGACGCTGCCGCCGCGCTGGCGGGTCGGCAGCCTGGCGCAGGAAGCCCCGAACGGCCCGGAAAGCCTGATCTCAGTTGTACTGAAGGCCGACCTCGAGCGGGACGCGCTGCTCGCTGAAGCCGAGAGCGCCACCGATCCCCACCGGATCGCCGAGATCCAGACCCGCCTCGTCGATATCGATGCGCATTCTGCGCCCAGCCGTGCCGCCGCGATCCTGTCCGGCCTCGGCTTTTCCGCCGCCGACCAGCTGCGTCCCTGCGCCGAATTCTCCGGCGGCTGGCGCATGCGCGTCGCGCTGGCAGCGACCCTGTTCGCAGCGCCCGACCTGCTGCTGCTCGACGAGCCCACCAACTATCTCGACCTCGAAGGAACGCTGTGGCTCGAGGATCACCTTGCGCATTATCCACGCACCGTGATCGTGATCAGCCACGACCGCGACCTGTTGGAGAGTTCGGTCGACCAGATCCTGCATCTGGAGCGCGGCAAGCTCACACTCTACAAGGGCACTTACTCCTCCTTCGAGGAGCAGCGCGCCGCGCGCGAACTGCTCGACGCCAAGGCCGTCAAGCGCCAGGAAGCCGAGCGCGCCCGCCTGCAAGCCTTCGTCGACCGCTTCAAGGCCAAGGCCTCGAAAGCGCGCCAGGCGCAGTCCCGCGTCAAGATGCTGGAGCGGCTGAAGCCGATCACGGCACTGGTGACGGAGGACGTGCGCGAGATCAGCTTTCCAGCGCCGGAAAAACTGCTGTCGCCGCCGATCATCGCGGTCGACAACGCCTCCGTCGGCTACGATCCGGCGACTCCGGTGCTCAGCCGCGTGACGCTCCGCATCGACAATGACGACCGCATCGCGCTGCTCGGCGCCAACGGCAATGGCAAGTCGACGCTGGTCAAGCTCCTCGCCGGACGCCTCGCCCCCTTCTCCGGCAAGGTGACGCGCGCCGACAAGCTGTCGATCGCCTATTTCGCCCAGCATCAGCTCGATGAGCTGAACGAGGATGCCTCAACCTATGATCACGTCCGCAAGCTGATGGGCGATGCGCCTGAGGCCAAGGTGCGGGCGCGCGCCGGCGCGATCGGCTTCTCCGGCAAGGCGGCCGATACCAAGGCCGGTCAGCTCTCGGGCGGCGAGAAGGCGCGGCTGCTGCTGGGGCTGGCCACCTTTTTCGGCCCGAACATGATCATCCTGGACGAGCCGACCAACCATCTCGACATCGACAGCCGCGCCGCGCTGGCCGAAGCGATCAACGAATTTCCGGGCGCTGTCATCATGGTCTCGCACGACCGCTATCTGATCGAGGCCTGCGCCGACCGGCTCTGGATCGTCGCCGACCGCACCGTCACCAACTATGACGGCGACCTCGACGACTACCGCCGCATGGTGCTGTCTTCGCGCAATGCCGAACCCGCTCCGCGCGAGCGCAGCGCTCAAATCGAAAAGCCGCAGCGCCCGAAGTCGGACAATCGCGGTTCGCTGAAGAAGCGCATCGCGGAAGCCGAGACCGAGATCGCTCGCGTCACCGAGATCATCGCCAAGATCGACACGGCGCTTGCCCTGCCCGACATCTTCACGCGCGATCCCAAGCAGGCGGCGCAGCTGTCGAAGGCCCGCGCCAATGCGGCGGATGCGCTGGCGCGCGCGGAGGAGCAATGGCTCGAGGCGAGCGCGCAGTTCGACGAGGCGGCGGGGTAG